The following DNA comes from Hordeum vulgare subsp. vulgare chromosome 3H, MorexV3_pseudomolecules_assembly, whole genome shotgun sequence.
acaattatttaggtttaacaccaatcccgatggtagagggagcgtgcgacgtttgatcatatcaatcttggaaacacttccaacacgtatcgtcacctcgcctttagctagtctccgtttatgccgtagctttcatttcgcgtcactaatcacttagcaaccgaaccggtatccaataccctcgtgctactaggagtactagtaaagtacacatcaacatcatgtatatcaaatacacttctctcgacttttgcgagccttcttatctaccatgtatcttgagttgctccgcctcagtgattgttcccctcattacagaagcacttaatctcgggtttgggtttaatcttgggtctcttcatcagtgcagcaactgttttgccgtttcacgaagtatcccttctagcccttgcctttcttgaaacttagtggttttacaaaccatcaactattgatgctccttcttgatttctactttcgcagtgtcaaacatcgcgaatcgctcaaggatcattgtatgtatccttgatatgttatagttcatcacgaagctctcacagcttggtggcagtgactttggagaactatcactatctcatctggaagattaactcccacttgattcaagcgattgtcgtactcagacaatctgagcacatgctcaacgattgagccttttctcctgtgctttgtggacaaagaatcttgtcggaggtctcgtacctcttaacaagggcacaagcatgaaatcacaatttcatctctttagaacatcacttatgttccgtgacgttttacaacgttttcggcgccttgcttctaagccattaagtatttttgtactgaactatcatgtagtcatcagaaacgtgtatgtcggatgttcacagcatccacagacgacgctcgaggtgcagcacaccgagtggtgcattaaggacataagccttctgtgcagcaacgaggacaatcctcggttttacacactcagtctgcaaagtttgctactatcaactttcaacaaaattttctctaggaacatataaaacagtagagctatagcgcaagctacatcgtaattcgcaaagaccattagactatgttcatgacaattagtttaattaatcatattacttaagaactcccactcaaaaagtacatctctctagtcatttgagtggtacatgatccaaatccactatctcaagtccgatcatcacgtgagtcgagaatagtttcagtggtaagcatctctatgctaatcatatcaactatacgattcatgctcgacctttcggtctcatgtgttccgaggccatgtctgcacatgctaggctcgtcaagcttaacccgagtgttccgcgtgcgcaactgttttcacccgttgtatgtgaacgttgagtctatcacacccgatcatcatgtggtgtctcgaaacgacgaactgtagcaacggtgcacagtcggggagaacacaatttcgtcttgaagttttagtgagagatcacctcataatgctaccgtcgttctaagcaaaataaggtgcataaaaggattaacatcacatgcaatttataagtgacatgatatggccatcatcacatgcttcttgatctccataaccaaagcaccggcacgatcttcttgtcaccggcatcacaccatgatctccatcaacgtgtcgccatcggggttgtcgtgctactcatgctattactactaaagctacgtcctagcaaaatagtaaacgcatctgcaagcacaaacgttagttataaagacaaccctatggctcctgccggttgccgtaccatcgacgtgcaagtcgatattctctattacaacatgatcatctcatacatccaatatatcacatcacatcgttggccatatcacatcacaagcataccctgcaaaaacaagttagacgtcctctaattttgttgttgcatgttttacgtggtgaccatcggtatctagtaggatcgcatcttacttacgcaaacacaacaacagagatatatgagttgctatttaacctcatccaaggacctccttggtcaaatccgattcaactaaagttggagaaaccgtcacttgccagtcatctttgagcaaagggggttactcgtaacgatgaaaccagtctctcgtaagcgtacgagtaatgtcggtccaagccgctccgatccaacaataccgcagaatcaagaaaagactaaggagggcagcaaaacacacatcaccgcccacaaaaacttttgtgttctactcgagaagacatctacgcatgaacctagctcatgatgccactgctggggaacgtcgcatgggaaacaaaaattttcctacgcgcacgaagacctatcatggtgatgtccatctacgagaggggatgagtgatctacgtacccttgtagatcgtacagcagaagcgttagtgattgcggttgatgtagtggaacgtcctcacgtccctcgatccgccccgcgaacaatcccgcgatcagtcccacgatctagtaccgaacggacggcacctccgcgttcagcacacgtacagctcgacgatgatctcggccttcttgatccagcaagagagacggagaggtagaagagttctctggcagcgtgacggcgctccggaggttggtgatgaccttgtctcagcagggctccgcccgagctccgcagaaacgcgatctagaggaaaaaccgtggaggtatgtggtcgggctgccgtggaaaagtcgtctcaaatcagccctaaaacctccgtatatataggtgggagggaggggaggaggcagcctcaaaacctaaaggtttggccgaaattggaggtggaggagtcctactccaatcctacttggagtaggattccaccttcccacttggaaactctttccaccttgtgttttttccttctcaaaccttatgggccttagtgggaacttattccagctcactaggggctggtttatctcttcccatagcccatgagaccccttggggcgtgacacccctcccgatggtccccggcacccctcccggcactcccggcacactaccgatgagcccgaaacttttccggtaatgcacgaaaaccttccggtaaccaaatgaggtcatcctatatatcaatcttcgtttccggaccattccggaaaccctcgtgacgtccgtgatctcatccgggactccgaacaacattcggtaacaaaccatataactcaaatacgcataaaacaacgtcgaaccttaagtgtgcagaccctgcgggttcgagaactatgtagacatgacccgagagactcctcggtcaatatccaatagcgggacctggatgcccatattggatcctacatattctacgaagatcttatcgtttgaacctgagtgccaaggattcatataatcccgtatgtcattccctttgtccttcggtatgttacttgcccgagattcgatcgtcagtatccgcatacctatttcaatctcgtttatcggcaagtctcttcactcgttccgtaatacaagatcccgcaacttacactaagtcacattgcttgcaaggcttgtgtgtgatgttgtattaccgagtgggccccgagataccttctctgtcacacggagtgacaaatcccagtctcgatccatactaactcaacgaacaccttcggagatacctgcagagcatctttatagtcacccagttacgtggcgacgtttgatacacacaaagcattcctccggtgtctgtgagttatatgatctcatggtcataggaacaaatacttgacacgcagaaaacagtagcaacaaaatgacacgatcaacatgctacgtctattagtttgggtctagtccatcacatgattctcctaataatgtgatcccgttatcaagtgacaacacttgcctatggccaggaaaccttgaccatctttgatcaacgagctagtcaactagaggcttactagggacagtgttttgtctatgtatccacacatgcattgtgtttccaatcaatacaattatagcatggataataaacgattatcatgaactaagaaatataataataactaatttattattgcctctagggcatatttccaacagtcctctcatatggtaactaacTTTGTAGGAGCCTTTAGGCTTGGAccaaatttgattttcttcccgcCTCTTGTACTGCTATCCGCCAGAGCGGCGGCGTCTATCTTCCGCCTTTGTTGATGTGCCAGAGGAGGCGGATAAGGAGGCGGAGTGCGCTCACACGCCGAAGGaggcaagggaggaggaggaggagtgcgctcatgcgccggaggaggcggagtgcgctgcgccggaggaggaggagtcagcTGATGAGTCTGCTAAGGCGTCCAGTTTGGGAGCTTGATGTACTCCTAGACATATAGACCTTAGAGAATTTTCCAAATGactctccccttcacctgtagggtagtCAAGCGCCAactcctcaaatccctccattatTTCATCCACCGTCACAATATCATAATCATGTCGAATCGGACGGCAATGGAAAGTTTCCTCAGCTCGAGGAGGTACAACAGAGTCGAGCGCCGCTTTCAAGGTCAGGTTCTGGCATTTTGCCATTAGCATACAATGTTCAGCCTCTATGATACTATCCACGGGGTAGCAAGGATCCGTGAAATCAGGCTGAACGAGCTAGCTACGTGGAAGCCCCCACGGTGGTGTCGGTGACGAGATCGACGCGGGCGATCGATGACGGTGATGACGTGGAcgggaagttaatttgagctcatatTGTACATATAAATCAaaagaactcccacatacactcctacactaaaacccacgaaccactctacttctagagcatttgaaattaGCTAAACTAGCAGCGAGAGATGAAAGGataaagtagctaaccttttagaacacttgtgtagttggtgcaccgccaaacctagacaaatcttgaggaaaatggagatTGGAGGtcaagcttggagaggagaaagcttaagtgtggctcggtcatttcatcgaacacctcatgtgcatgcatagaacgGTGAACAAAGCAGGGCATGCAGACATCCCACATGGCCAAAAAACAGAAAAGAGGGTGGGCAcgggcgagggtatatataggcatctctttggTCCTAGTTGGTGGCAAGAATCGGGACAAAACACTCATCTTTAGTCCAGGTTTCAACCACCAACCGAGACTACATGTGCTACACCAGGAGCGACAACCATTGATCCCGGTTCGTGTGTGTAACCAGGACCAAAGGGGTCGGACGAACCAGGATCCTGCCCGGCCGGTGCCCTACCCTCATGAACTCGGACTGATGCacccattggtcctggttcgtaaCAGAACCGGAATTATAGCTCTTATCTCCCTTGGACCAAAgctctgttttctactagtggggtCCCTAGCGTCTATTGTCTTCTCCCGAAAACAGATTTTCTCTCTGTTTTATTGATAAAGCAATCGTCATGTCCGTACTACAATTTCAGGtgtaaaatatataaaaataagttTGTTTAAGGCAACAACACAAACACACGCTAATAGAAAGAAGATGAAAGGCTACCATGTGGTGGGTGGTAGATCAGAGAGGTGCCGGTTGCCAAAAGGAAATACAGTAAGCCATGCCCGGTGTACATTCAAAAATGTTCTTGTtccatgaaaaacatgataaaacaAATTGAATCTAACATAATAGATTTTATCATGTTTTTTCACAGTACAAGAACATTTTGCATGTGGATAAGCGCGACAACTAACACAAGATCAAATTGATATTAGTTGTGCCCAGCTTGTGTTAGTTATGTTTGGTTACACCGAATAACTGAGTCGATTATACTCCACGATGAAGTACACGGCACCCAACTAAATTAATTCTTACATGCGTCTTAATCTTGACAATTAAAAAAGCATCCACACGTGAAGAATCCCAACGATGTATGTGAAGATGCGGATAACTAGGTTGGACGCACGGTAAGCAATTCAATCTTCAAGACAAACTAAGAGTTTTGCAATACACCTTCCTAAGTGCTAATCATGTACATCCATTGACTAAGTAAAACATCGCTCTTAACCTGGAGGTCCTATATACCAAGCCCATGACCCGCATGGATTTTTGTTCGGCAAACCGCACTTCATTTTGCcaatatatatttcttcttcgtTTCGTTGTCCCTCTAATAGAAGAATCTACATCCATCTGGAAAAGAGACACCATATCGGGGACCATGTTTGTGAGTGCAGTTCAACTAAACAAGACCCCCCCCCCAACCAAGAACATCTTCTCTTCCCAACTACTCATGTGTTTCACTAATTGCCCTTCGACATATTTTGACTTCACGTTAGTGAGACACTGATAATGGATTGGGGTTACAGAGTATCTAATCAAGAAATCGCGTTACGCACATCTTAACAAATCACCATATCATGTGTCTAAAACATTGGCCTCTTCAAAAAAGTAaaattcacttttatgcaaataGATTATAAGACACGAAATCTGCTTGAACTCTAAAAAAGAAAAAAGTTTCTTGTTAAGCCATGTTTCATAAAAGAATGGTGTGGACAGCATACTACAGAACTGAGAGGCCTCTGTCAATAAGATGCAGCAGTACTTCTCCTATAACCTGGCCGTATGTTTGACGCGCTCAACCCGAATAGAAAACATATTTGCAACTTTGGTAGACCACCACATTGGAGATAGCGAATCACCTGGTCGGTGCcatttttggattgaaattttataGCGATGCTACCGCTGGATACAGAACTAGTGAACCAGGCACACCACTTTATCGGAAAAGCCCTTTGCCCAGAGTGTCTACTAAAGGAACGACGACATCACATTTTCACTGTCATTTTTAACGTCAACTTTAAAAGCTACCCGACTAGTGTTTTTCGGTGCATCTTATGGTCAGTCTCAAGAAGGATGACTACTGCATTGAGTATGTTCCTTCCCCTACCACAAATTTGAATAGTGCTGACCGGACAAATTGTATCATCAGAGATGAGTATCAGGCCCGTCATTGCCTAGGGGTCAGTGATAACATTGGCATCACATACATGCGAACTAGTCGTCTTGTTATGCCGTCCATTATAGACTGGTCGGTCTGTGATAACTTTGAGAAGGGCCTTCCATGGAGTTATTTATTGACTGGACATTTGCATAGGACTTCCGGTGAGTGATGGCATCCTTTTGTGAGGCAAAATGGGGATGCACCCCATTTTGCACTACAACACAAAGTTATCTTCACGCAATATGTGAGCACAATATTGCATTGCATTTCTTGCATATATTGTCAAATGTACAATTGTCTACAAACATATTCAACTAAATAGACTTTGCCTACGATGATTCAATTGGGAGAATAGTCTTGCCATCAAAGATTCATCAACCGCGTGAAAGTACATTCCAATGAGTCCTTTAACTCACTAGAAACTACATTTAAACCTCCCCCATTCAAGGTCGGGAGGTTGGACAACGGTTCTTTTTATTTTATGTAGTGCACTTAAAATAGATCAACATTACCAATGTGTCATTTAGGTGCACTGCAATATATATAGTACACTAAAAGGTCACAACACAATGCGCCCATCCCCTGTTCATATAAAGtaaacaacatttttattttACAAACTTAATATCATACATATATAGGAATTGCTAACTTAATAGGCAATAAAAGTGTGCACATGGTGTGTATTCATCTAATTAAGAGTCATGTGGTACTCCGACGGCCGATTTGTGTTCACTTGCTGTCACACCCGCAAGAGGCTCATCATTGATGCCTTTGAGGAGGCCGATCGGTGTTGAAACTCATCACCAATGTTTCGCCGGTAGCCGGTCAGTGATGAGGGGTCAGTAGTGTTTCATTTCGTAGTAGTGTTCCTTGCATGAAGACTACTTGAGagggctaactaactaactaaagcATCTGGTTTAATACACTAGAGGATAATTAGCATTTGCCAAGCAAAGAAATCCCCTATTTGTAGAACTATAGGCACTTGCTTTGTTGACATACAACTTTTGCTAGTTTATGGTCAACTCTAGCGACGATCATGTATAGAATGGGTGGTTTCATGATCCCGAGTAAGTGGGTGGATGAGAGTGTGTGGAGGGTATTAATCTTTTCCCGAAACAAGCTACTATGTCTTCGATCATTGAGTCTGATAGCTTGTCACTCAATAATATCCTGAAGGATGGAGGAGACAATAGATCGTTGCTATGTACTAGTACAAGGAGGCCTAGAGGATGGTATCGTTGTTCTCGGATAGCAAGTCATATGATACACCATGCAGGGCAAATAAGGTTGACCATGCTCTCGCGCAAGTAGCTGCTAAGAGTGCAAACAGATCCATCTGGATCCTAGATGCAACATCTGCTATTTTGTAGCTCCTTTTGAAGGATTGTAAATATATTATTATCAGTTAATGAAACCCCCTATTCCGGCAAAAAAAATCTTTGTCAAAAAATTATATAGAGCTCCTAGACATTTCAACATAAACTATTTGAGACTGGGAACAAGCTTTGGAACTTAAATGCAAATCAAATTTCGCAAAGTGTAAGAACAACCACAATGTCAAAAATCGTACAAGCtttcaaataaaaaataatacaTGATTTCATAAAAAGACGTGACGTCTTTGACACCAAAACGATGGTGTATAGCTTAATACATATAAATAGTGATACATTGACATGTTACATTCTTGGAATATATCACAAACACTAGTGCATTTTTCACCAGAACAATGAAGCCCTTATTTGATCATATGTAAGATGATAACAAACAAATGAAAAAAGAGTTGAAGACATCGATTTGACACACTAGGTTAGGCTTCATTTTTTTAGATTCCTCACAGAAACAGAACTAGGGGTTGGCATTGCCATACCCAGATCCAGCACCTTTGCCCGCACCACTCCCACCATTTCTTCCtccgccatcgccaccaccatTTCCACCAGCATCTGCGTTTGTACTACCTTGTCTATACCAATTGTTAGTAGCAGTTGCAGAGCCGGAACCAGTGCCACTACCAACCCCATATCCACTAGATCCTCGATAACCACTAGCttgccctccaccaccgccgccaccggaACCGCCAGCGCTAGTATATCCACCATGTCCACCACCATAAGGATATGAAGATCCTTGACTATATTGACTAGAACCAGAGCCGGAGCCAGACCCGCTACCATATCCAGTTCCACCATTTTGGCCACCgcctccgccgccacctccacctcctccgctTGCATGGCTACCACTACTAGAACTCACACCAGACCCAATTCCACTTCCTGCACCCGACCCACCACCACTCACAGTTCccccaccctctcctcctcctcctcccgttccCCTGGCACTTCCAGTGGAGTATCTGGCCACCCTTGTAGCATTGGTCAGTCCAATGCTCAAGAGGACAACATAGCCAAGCGCTACTAGCTTTGTGCCTACCATTGTGTGTATTTTATCGAAGTGTGTACTGCTGTAAGATGAGGTGAGTTCTAAGGGAAAGATGGTATGGACATTTATAGTGGTGCTTCCGGCCATGCATGCTGGGGATGGTGGGTGGAGCTTTTGACAAAGTCATGTCTCATCCCTCAAGTGGTGGCTTAGAATAATTAGCGCTTTAATTGGTGCAGATAAAAGTAAACGATGATGACTGACTGCTAATCGTGACCGCGATCGCATCGATGTGGGTTCAACAGTTGTAAGATACATGCAAGCATGCATTCACTGCTGAACACACCTAGCTAGCTCTAGTGGTACGTATGTTGACATTAGAGCAGAGGAGCGAGGGCAACCTCGAAGTTTCCCTAGCTAAATTTGGGGTCGAAGTAAACGACGACTCCACCCATGTAATCGAGTCATTGGGTCAAGTAGCCGTGCATGAAGAACTACCGATTAGCAGATGATCAAGTTCAAGTGGATGCATAGCAAGATCTCGATCCAAAACCAGGTTCATGCCAGCACCGTACACCATATTATTTGATGCCCGGACTAGTTCAACGTAGGCCCACGTGCTTGAGCATGAAGAACTACTGATTAGTAGGATTTGGGTGATCAAGTGGGCAGCTTGCTCGACGGGTCCAAGTGTTGAAAGTCCAGCTTGCCATTGCCCGATGCCATGCAATCCCTGGGATGGACTTGAGCGTCTATGTACATGCCGCTGCTAATGCTAAACTGCTGCCTGCATGCAGCATACACTAGGCATCCCTTTGTTacttactcccttcgtttctaaatataagtcttttttaaaaaattactataaactacatactatCTATATACACATACTTTAGACTatacattcattcattttacttcgtatatagtccgtagtaaaatctctacaaaacttatatttaggaacggatggagtgttAGTTTTGATCAAATTAGTATTGAGCGGAGATGCTCTAGCTCTACAAACCATGATACCTAACTGTTTTATCAACTGAACAGCGTAATTACACGCTCAACATTTTTCTCCCCTGATAAATGCCTAACATCATTGACAAAACCAGCCATAACATACATAAATAATCAATGGACACTAGTGAAAAAAGGACATTAAACCCGGTTCcaatgggcctttagtcccggtttcttCAAACCGGGACCGAACAAATGGGACAAATATCCAGAACCTTTTGTCCCGCttggcttacgaaccgggaccaaaggagctccacgtggccgctgcggggtgttcaggcaggaggacctttagtcccggttggtaacaccaatcgGGACCAAAAGGCAGCCAAGCGTCAGCAGCTCGCGGGCGTCTGGTTTTTTTTTAAATGGGGGGTTTAGGattttttgagggttttaggggtttcatatttcatattgtgttagctagctactccctccgtcccagcttagtacaactttgtattagagctagtgtAAAGTTGAGACagatattttgggacggagggagtactatatatagagagaagtggCCTCTCTTTCTTCGTACTTGATCGACGGTAGCTACTATAAGAGAGAACtcgacgctagctagtaagcaaatgaaggaaccattaattacacaacatcgtcatcatgaacatatatagagaCAAGTGACCACTCTTTCTCCGTACTTGGTCGAACAACTCGACCCCACTACATATAGTACacgatcatgcatatatacaatatataacatctCTCGCGATTCCTAACTAGCTAATATATATGAATCAAACTCAACACGGTtgttggtaataaaataaaaatgtgaatattgtttacgtacATCAAGTTCTTTAAAAGATCTGTCGTTATCACAGGTCATTTGGTGAATCCACTCGCAAACGAAGTATCCACAGAAATTAGTCCGGGATCCTGCCTCAAGTAGTACTTTACGAGAATACAGTTCGATCAAAATAATAGTCAAGCACGAtactggtattgaaactagaataattgAAAGAtgtgcggaactagctagtactacttacttttgaGAAGGAAAATCGCAGCTCCTTATTCCATTCACCTTTAGCGGTCttggtgaactttttccaaacacTGCACGGCAAATAAAACGAtcacttgatattagaaaatgAAAGAAAGTTGTCGACATGGTGTGATAATGATTGAACGTACTTTTCGAGCATTTCATTAATCGGCGCCAACTCTGTAGGGTCTTTCGTAGCAAGTCCAAGACAAGTACTAGTCCCTCGTCAAGCCTAATGATTAACAGAACAAAGTGAAACCTGCGCacacataactcatcaattacacttagccTTGAGTAAGTGAAACAGAATGTGTCGAAGACAACTAGTAACACTCACTCGAAGTTGGAAGGAAATAGTATTTTCCTTCTCTCATGTTGTCGAAGTAACACAGTTAGCAACAATATCTCGCTATCCATGGGAGTCTTACATACGTTATGTGCATTTGCGGTATTTGGGTTAATAAACACCAATGTCatatatttgtcctcttttgcattcgaggatcttcaatctgcataatatagtaaGGATAGTTACACGCAATAATGaaggagctgagctagagacttaattatAGAAATAATACTTACAGACTATAGGAACTGACGATCGTtttgtcaaggacgtcttgattgtataactgaaagaaTTCGTCAAACTCAATGTACAACGACCCATTTTCACTGTAAAAGTGCTTATCTTTAATTCACACGTAGATACTGTTGCTGCCATCCATGCAGGCTTTCAAGTATCAATCATGtagtcttcgcatcatcgttgattATTCCGTCAACTgttcaggtttgacgagaggcttcccatgCTTGTATATAAGGGCTACTACCGGGGCAGTTTCGAACTGTAGATCTTCGCTTAAGTAATCACCAAGAGCAAAACCAGGACCCCGGGTCAATATTAGCAACATCGATAAACACATTGATACGGCGGCATGATTGCTTATCCTCTtcgccga
Coding sequences within:
- the LOC123440849 gene encoding putative glycine-rich cell wall structural protein 1 translates to MVGTKLVALGYVVLLSIGLTNATRVARYSTGSARGTGGGGGEGGGTVSGGGSGAGSGIGSGVSSSSGSHASGGGGGGGGGGGQNGGTGYGSGSGSGSGSSQYSQGSSYPYGGGHGGYTSAGGSGGGGGGGQASGYRGSSGYGVGSGTGSGSATATNNWYRQGSTNADAGGNGGGDGGGRNGGSGAGKGAGSGYGNANP